In Bythopirellula goksoeyrii, a single window of DNA contains:
- a CDS encoding transposase, with translation MIDAILYVSRTGCQWRQLPHDFPNWKTLYNNFWTWRNVGTWQRIHNTLREKVRKSEGKKPNPTAAIINSQSIRSAEGGEERSYAPGKKITGPKRHLAVDTLGMG, from the coding sequence GTGATTGACGCCATCCTGTACGTGTCACGCACCGGCTGCCAGTGGCGACAATTACCGCATGACTTTCCGAATTGGAAAACGTTGTACAACAATTTTTGGACATGGCGGAACGTTGGAACTTGGCAGCGGATTCACAACACACTTCGCGAAAAGGTGCGGAAGTCGGAAGGCAAGAAACCAAATCCCACAGCAGCCATCATCAATAGCCAGTCGATTCGCTCGGCCGAGGGAGGAGAAGAACGGAGCTATGCTCCGGGCAAAAAAATCACTGGCCCCAAACGACACTTGGCAGTGGATACGTTGGGAATGGGCTGA
- a CDS encoding YggS family pyridoxal phosphate-dependent enzyme, whose translation MAQAIQRIADNLARVRERIAVAANSVNRDPSEIQLIGVSKYVGVEETAALLQSGCLDLGESRPQQLWEKAESAELASAKWHLIGHLQRNKVRRTLPVVHMIHSVDSLRLLEAIEQCASELQRPTQVLLEVNCSGDRAKHGMTSDALRRLLPSLADLNHVSACGLMTMASLKGGPDVAEQNFADLRKLRDTVQSECPSGIQLRELSMGMSQDFEAAIRAGSTMVRLGSILFEGVQI comes from the coding sequence ATGGCCCAAGCAATCCAACGCATTGCCGACAACCTGGCGCGAGTGCGCGAGCGAATTGCTGTTGCAGCTAATTCAGTTAACCGTGACCCCAGCGAGATTCAGCTCATAGGCGTGAGCAAATACGTAGGTGTCGAGGAGACGGCAGCCCTCTTGCAATCCGGATGCTTAGATCTAGGGGAGAGTCGTCCTCAGCAACTTTGGGAAAAAGCGGAATCTGCAGAACTCGCTTCAGCAAAGTGGCATCTTATCGGCCACTTGCAACGTAACAAAGTACGCAGAACGCTTCCGGTTGTGCACATGATTCACAGCGTCGATAGTTTGCGACTTCTAGAAGCTATAGAACAGTGTGCTTCTGAACTGCAGCGTCCGACTCAAGTACTATTGGAAGTCAATTGCTCTGGCGACAGGGCCAAGCATGGTATGACGTCCGATGCATTGCGACGGTTACTCCCGTCACTTGCTGATTTGAACCATGTCTCAGCTTGCGGTTTGATGACGATGGCATCACTCAAGGGAGGACCTGACGTGGCAGAACAGAACTTTGCAGACTTGCGGAAACTACGTGATACAGTTCAATCCGAGTGTCCCTCTGGAATTCAGTTGAGAGAGCTTTCCATGGGAATGAGCCAGGACTTTGAGGCCGCTATTCGGGCGGGTTCCACTATGGTGCGACTGGGGTCTATTCTTTTCGAGGGTGTTCAGATTTGA
- a CDS encoding HAD-IIB family hydrolase, with protein sequence MYWILASDVDGTLTGDREALDHLAARLQRLRDDGNLFLIFSTGRNLSQVISGVAHEGLPEPDAVICQVGTEIYLPPYQEESHPLEEWRRRLIAQYRREEALSFLEGIEGLLLQPPEYNTELKTSCYLDRCNEPERAAAEIIRRVEPLSDRYQVVWSSGRDLDILPASSGKGKAIEFLIEFRDMRADQVIVAGDSGNDATMFQHFRRGVVVSNAQPELLQIAKEMDKETVYLASTPHACGVEEGLENYGVFAL encoded by the coding sequence GTGTATTGGATACTTGCTTCCGACGTCGATGGCACGCTCACGGGAGATCGGGAAGCGCTCGATCATCTCGCGGCTCGGCTCCAGAGACTGCGGGATGACGGCAATCTGTTTCTTATTTTCTCAACGGGCAGGAATTTGTCTCAGGTGATCTCAGGTGTCGCCCACGAGGGTCTGCCCGAACCGGACGCAGTGATTTGTCAGGTTGGCACGGAGATCTACTTGCCACCCTACCAAGAGGAAAGTCACCCTCTCGAAGAGTGGCGTCGGCGTTTGATAGCCCAGTACAGGCGGGAAGAGGCCCTCTCCTTTCTGGAGGGGATCGAAGGTCTGCTGTTGCAGCCACCAGAATACAACACTGAGCTCAAGACCAGTTGTTACCTGGACAGGTGCAATGAACCGGAGCGAGCCGCTGCAGAGATTATCCGCAGAGTCGAGCCCCTGTCGGATCGCTATCAAGTCGTGTGGTCGAGCGGTCGGGACCTAGACATCCTGCCGGCGTCTTCCGGAAAAGGAAAGGCCATCGAGTTCTTGATCGAGTTTCGTGATATGCGTGCTGATCAGGTTATCGTGGCCGGCGACAGTGGTAACGATGCCACCATGTTCCAACACTTCCGCCGCGGGGTCGTCGTCTCTAACGCCCAACCCGAGTTGTTGCAGATAGCCAAAGAAATGGACAAGGAGACTGTCTATCTGGCAAGCACGCCACACGCCTGCGGCGTAGAAGAGGGACTGGAGAACTACGGCGTCTTCGCTTTGTAG
- a CDS encoding IS30 family transposase, protein MAKHLTFEDRKILYRLQQKGKSNSEIAELMGRHRSTIGRKLTRNTGQRGYRPQQAQRLADERRLASRRPHKMKNPEVHQYVQDKLEKYWSPDQIAGRARCDFPRTSWRWLSRQTIYDWINDYRPEWQAWLRRSGRPIERRGKLTDCVRIDGRPEVINKRRRYGDWEGDTVVGYGRRSALVTMVERESGYLRTGRVDSMKSASTMRVANRRMKDLPKGLRRSMTFDNGKEFAEHQRLTRSTGMEVYFTDPYASWQKGTNENTNGLLRQFFPKGTDFTQVSHHEVAHVEQLINERPRRRLGYRTPAEVLEKHLCCI, encoded by the coding sequence ATGGCTAAACATCTTACTTTTGAGGATCGGAAAATCCTATATCGTTTGCAGCAGAAAGGGAAATCGAATTCGGAAATTGCAGAGTTGATGGGACGTCACCGCAGTACCATTGGCCGTAAACTGACCCGCAACACAGGCCAACGCGGTTATCGACCCCAGCAAGCTCAACGCCTGGCGGACGAGCGTCGTTTGGCCAGCCGCCGACCGCACAAAATGAAAAACCCCGAAGTGCATCAGTACGTGCAAGACAAACTGGAAAAATACTGGTCGCCCGACCAAATCGCTGGCCGCGCGCGATGCGACTTTCCACGCACTAGTTGGCGCTGGTTGTCGCGGCAAACAATTTACGATTGGATCAATGACTATCGGCCCGAATGGCAAGCCTGGTTGCGACGAAGTGGACGGCCGATAGAAAGACGTGGGAAACTGACGGATTGTGTGCGTATCGACGGTAGGCCTGAAGTGATTAACAAGAGACGACGCTACGGTGATTGGGAAGGCGACACGGTCGTTGGCTACGGTCGCCGTAGTGCGCTGGTGACGATGGTGGAGCGAGAAAGTGGTTACCTGCGAACGGGACGCGTTGACAGCATGAAGTCGGCCAGCACCATGCGTGTGGCGAATCGGCGGATGAAAGATCTCCCCAAAGGCCTTCGGCGCAGTATGACTTTCGACAACGGAAAAGAGTTTGCAGAACATCAGAGGTTAACTCGCAGCACGGGAATGGAGGTCTACTTCACCGATCCTTATGCGTCCTGGCAAAAGGGCACCAACGAAAACACGAACGGATTGCTCAGGCAGTTCTTTCCCAAAGGCACCGATTTCACGCAGGTCAGTCACCACGAGGTGGCCCACGTGGAACAATTAATCAACGAACGTCCACGCCGACGACTCGGCTATCGAACACCGGCAGAAGTCCTCGAAAAACACTTGTGTTGCATTTGA
- a CDS encoding selenium-binding protein SBP56-related protein, with translation MKRREFLETLAATGLVASTSMSRLVSQETHQHLEGGAAYCHPTYATVADAIASPPERFAFVSAIFTGTLSDKPDYMATVDLDPKSPTYSKVVGRLQMPTPGDELHHYGWNACSSCHGQGHRRYLIVPGLASGNIHVVDAINPAELKLQKTISGKMIATEYDLSTPHTVHCLSDGSVVISMLGNGAGEAPGGFLELDAELNIVGPWQKSLEGMNFNYDYWYQPRHNVMVSSEWAAPNTVSQGFSLEDVKAGKYGQHLQFWNWKERKIEQTVDLGSGGLIPLEVRFYHNPDSTHGFVGAALSSAIFHWHKNGDRWQADKVVQVDPVETEGWPFPVPGLITDLVLSMDDRFLYLSNWLHGDIRQYDVSDPANPKLTGQVWLGGVIGHPSNTDRNLTGGPQMLQLSLDGKRLYVTSSLYSVWDNQFYPKIAEEGSWMMRLDCDTGSGGLKLNREFFVNFGKEPWGPVRAHEIRFPGGDSTSDIWV, from the coding sequence ATGAAACGCCGGGAATTTCTGGAAACTTTGGCCGCCACAGGGCTGGTTGCCAGCACATCCATGAGTCGCTTAGTCAGTCAAGAAACACATCAGCACTTAGAAGGAGGCGCGGCATACTGTCATCCTACGTACGCGACGGTGGCCGACGCTATTGCTTCGCCCCCAGAGCGATTTGCGTTCGTGTCCGCCATCTTTACCGGCACATTGTCCGATAAGCCCGACTATATGGCCACCGTCGACCTCGATCCCAAGTCACCGACTTACAGCAAAGTCGTCGGCAGGCTTCAGATGCCCACGCCCGGTGATGAACTACACCATTATGGCTGGAATGCCTGCAGCAGCTGCCATGGTCAGGGGCATCGGCGCTATCTCATAGTGCCTGGACTTGCCTCTGGCAACATTCACGTAGTCGACGCGATCAATCCTGCGGAACTGAAACTCCAAAAGACGATTTCAGGAAAAATGATCGCAACTGAGTACGATCTTTCGACACCGCATACTGTGCACTGCCTTTCCGACGGCAGCGTGGTGATCTCGATGCTGGGCAACGGTGCCGGCGAAGCGCCGGGAGGGTTCTTGGAACTCGACGCGGAATTGAATATCGTTGGCCCATGGCAAAAATCGCTGGAGGGGATGAACTTCAACTACGATTACTGGTATCAGCCGCGCCACAACGTGATGGTCAGTAGCGAGTGGGCTGCACCGAATACCGTCAGCCAGGGATTCTCGCTCGAAGATGTCAAAGCAGGCAAGTACGGCCAACACCTGCAGTTCTGGAACTGGAAGGAGCGCAAGATCGAGCAAACGGTTGACCTCGGCTCCGGTGGACTAATTCCGCTGGAGGTTCGCTTTTATCACAATCCCGACAGCACTCACGGGTTCGTCGGTGCGGCGCTCAGTAGCGCCATCTTTCATTGGCACAAGAACGGCGATCGGTGGCAGGCAGACAAAGTGGTACAGGTCGATCCAGTCGAGACAGAAGGATGGCCATTCCCGGTTCCTGGGCTAATCACCGACTTGGTGCTCTCCATGGACGATCGATTTCTGTATCTCTCCAACTGGCTCCATGGTGATATCCGTCAATACGACGTCAGTGACCCTGCTAATCCCAAACTCACTGGGCAGGTGTGGTTGGGGGGCGTCATTGGACACCCCTCAAATACGGATCGCAATCTGACTGGTGGTCCGCAGATGCTGCAACTAAGTCTCGACGGTAAACGGTTGTACGTTACCAGCTCGCTCTACAGCGTGTGGGACAACCAGTTTTATCCTAAAATTGCTGAAGAGGGCTCGTGGATGATGCGACTCGATTGCGATACGGGGAGCGGCGGGCTCAAGCTGAACCGAGAATTCTTCGTCAACTTCGGCAAAGAGCCCTGGGGCCCAGTCCGCGCCCACGAAATCCGCTTCCCAGGCGGCGACTCGACGTCTGATATCTGGGTGTGA
- a CDS encoding YdjY domain-containing protein has translation MSRLSVIMCLFVGISILHANIHTWAQVETAAQDAATSPTSEFFDSETGEPLPPKLPAPEGAKAFPKPDVVWVDSEERKVYVDGYVSLREGMLEMFACPVGTKEHESVVAVFSRAQTIHAALLAVGAKVGQPVSFRPKFRPASGTEIDIEVRWQDEAKKWQSTKAQEWIKDIKTGKSMTQPWVFAGSGFWKDEETGKEYYQAEAGDLVCVSNFSTATLDIPIESSQGNEGLLFEANTDEIPHLGTPVRLVLKPKLKP, from the coding sequence GTGTCAAGATTATCGGTCATCATGTGTCTGTTTGTTGGCATCAGTATTCTTCACGCAAATATTCACACCTGGGCACAGGTCGAAACCGCTGCACAAGACGCTGCGACATCTCCCACCAGCGAGTTTTTTGACTCCGAAACTGGTGAGCCACTTCCGCCCAAACTTCCTGCTCCTGAAGGTGCGAAGGCATTCCCCAAACCTGACGTCGTTTGGGTCGACTCTGAAGAGAGAAAAGTCTACGTCGACGGCTATGTCTCACTCCGCGAGGGAATGCTGGAAATGTTTGCTTGCCCCGTCGGCACGAAGGAACATGAGTCGGTAGTTGCCGTCTTCAGTCGGGCGCAAACGATCCATGCGGCACTCTTGGCCGTAGGAGCCAAGGTAGGCCAGCCTGTCAGTTTTCGACCGAAGTTTCGCCCTGCTAGTGGCACGGAAATCGACATCGAAGTCCGTTGGCAAGACGAAGCAAAAAAGTGGCAAAGTACCAAAGCCCAAGAGTGGATCAAGGATATCAAGACGGGCAAGTCAATGACTCAACCCTGGGTATTCGCCGGCAGTGGATTCTGGAAGGATGAAGAAACCGGCAAGGAATACTACCAAGCCGAAGCAGGCGACCTCGTCTGCGTCTCGAATTTCTCTACGGCAACGCTAGATATTCCCATTGAGAGCAGTCAAGGGAATGAGGGGCTGCTCTTCGAAGCCAACACCGACGAGATTCCCCACTTAGGTACGCCCGTCCGCCTAGTCCTCAAACCAAAGCTCAAGCCATAG
- a CDS encoding PQQ-binding-like beta-propeller repeat protein — protein sequence MALRLSLTLFAVYCAMLSVQAVELTERPWPQWQGPRRDAVSTETELLQDFPAEGPKKLWLFEECGIGYAGPAIVGDKLYILGAFDGTDHLLCIDVTTGEKLWSSPLGPTLENDWGDGPRSTPTVDGEHIFTMTPKGTLYCLQSDDGSVVWSKAMQELGGSIPSWGYAESPLVLGDRVYCTPGGEAGAIAALDKQTGETIWQTKDYADAAHYSSIVPMEHEGRTILVQLLYKELVGVDPEDGAGLWSIPWNGNVAVIPTPIVSGNTVYATSGYGAGCALVEVTGNEAEVVYDNKNMTNHHGGVILLDGHLYGYSDGKGWVCQDQATGDIVWREREALGKGAIAYADGRFYCLSEDEGDLVLIAASADGWQEHGRFTLDPQTELRKPKGKIWVHPVIADGRLYLRDQDLLFCFDVRE from the coding sequence ATGGCACTCCGCCTTAGTCTTACTTTGTTCGCTGTCTACTGCGCAATGCTTTCCGTGCAAGCCGTTGAATTGACGGAAAGGCCTTGGCCGCAATGGCAGGGGCCAAGACGGGATGCCGTTTCAACCGAGACTGAACTCTTGCAGGATTTCCCTGCGGAGGGCCCCAAGAAGCTGTGGTTGTTTGAAGAGTGCGGAATTGGCTACGCGGGCCCCGCCATCGTGGGGGACAAACTGTATATCTTGGGCGCTTTCGATGGGACCGATCACCTGCTGTGCATCGATGTGACAACTGGAGAAAAGTTGTGGTCGAGTCCTCTAGGGCCGACGTTAGAGAACGATTGGGGAGATGGTCCCCGATCAACTCCTACCGTGGACGGCGAACACATTTTTACGATGACTCCCAAGGGGACGCTATATTGCCTGCAATCGGATGACGGTAGTGTCGTGTGGTCGAAGGCGATGCAAGAGTTGGGAGGGAGTATTCCTAGCTGGGGTTACGCCGAGTCTCCCTTAGTGTTGGGAGATCGCGTGTATTGCACGCCGGGTGGAGAGGCGGGGGCGATTGCGGCCCTCGACAAACAGACAGGTGAGACCATTTGGCAAACAAAGGATTATGCAGACGCGGCTCACTACAGTTCGATTGTGCCAATGGAGCACGAGGGACGCACAATTCTTGTACAACTATTGTACAAAGAACTAGTAGGGGTCGATCCGGAAGATGGAGCTGGGTTGTGGTCCATTCCCTGGAATGGCAACGTGGCGGTAATTCCCACACCCATTGTGTCGGGAAACACGGTGTATGCGACGTCTGGGTATGGAGCGGGTTGCGCGCTTGTCGAAGTCACGGGTAACGAAGCCGAGGTGGTCTACGACAATAAGAACATGACGAACCATCATGGTGGGGTCATCCTGCTTGATGGGCACCTCTATGGCTACAGCGATGGCAAAGGGTGGGTGTGTCAGGACCAAGCGACAGGTGATATCGTCTGGCGAGAACGTGAGGCACTTGGCAAAGGAGCGATTGCCTACGCCGATGGTCGATTCTATTGCCTGAGCGAAGACGAAGGAGACCTAGTTCTCATCGCAGCGAGTGCCGATGGTTGGCAGGAGCATGGGCGATTTACGCTCGATCCGCAAACCGAGCTACGCAAGCCAAAGGGGAAAATCTGGGTTCATCCGGTGATCGCCGATGGGAGGCTTTATTTGCGGGATCAGGATTTGCTGTTTTGTTTTGATGTGCGGGAGTAG
- a CDS encoding phosphate acyltransferase yields the protein MFSDTFLHATFQSKSRLTTGSTLSHCALIAAPTYSERIVLSAVALNIAPDIEQKRDICQNAIGFVRAMSIAEPKIAVLSVVEMVITKMASTLDAAVLAKMADRGQITGASVDEPLDPDAAVDAEAAQINNIDSPVADRANLLIAPNIEAGNMVYKELAFMAYAQTASLVVGARVPLILTSLADREEARRFSAAVAVLYAAALKRDFATICPNIEE from the coding sequence ATGTTCTCAGACACTTTTCTTCACGCAACCTTTCAGAGTAAGTCACGACTGACTACTGGCAGTACGCTCAGTCACTGCGCATTGATCGCGGCCCCAACGTATTCGGAGCGAATCGTTCTAAGTGCCGTCGCGCTTAACATCGCTCCCGATATCGAGCAGAAACGCGACATCTGTCAGAACGCCATCGGATTTGTCCGAGCTATGAGTATCGCGGAGCCTAAGATAGCAGTTCTCTCAGTTGTGGAGATGGTGATAACGAAAATGGCGTCGACACTTGACGCCGCCGTGCTCGCCAAGATGGCAGACCGTGGTCAAATTACCGGAGCATCGGTCGACGAGCCGCTTGACCCTGATGCGGCAGTTGATGCCGAGGCGGCTCAGATCAATAACATCGACTCGCCAGTCGCAGATCGTGCTAATCTACTCATCGCACCCAACATCGAAGCTGGCAACATGGTCTACAAGGAGCTCGCTTTTATGGCATACGCTCAAACTGCCAGCCTAGTGGTTGGCGCGCGCGTGCCATTGATCCTGACCAGCCTTGCCGACCGTGAGGAGGCTCGTCGGTTCTCAGCAGCGGTTGCGGTTCTTTATGCCGCGGCGTTGAAGCGGGACTTCGCCACGATCTGTCCGAACATTGAGGAATGA
- a CDS encoding efflux RND transporter periplasmic adaptor subunit, translating into MKALTERILHYTILIVVTVFSAIVMWKLSAKSQQAESHTESGIRPLSAIAVPKAPVAVESLEVETCEIYSTYAGKIQPWETYQVGFEVPGRVYRLGENEAGQPLDEGDRVVKGQVLALMDDRVFVARKDEAAARVAQAESDLDRAQQVRQTSPSALSAAELQRLVTEVALAKSQLQVAVKNLEDATLRAPVNATISKRMVKSGESVSGNQIVFELVQNDKVLLVVDVPEAQIRELETRQREVAECRGNVTRQEDAESCVFRAHVHLEGTDSFGNSWPELSGEVFRIPEVADSRTGLFPVEIELANDDRHLRPGMVATADVVTARLPGYAIPEAAVLFRAHRAYMFAVEPERAEMELLYWNLGSAKVYRARQIELPQWVDQGPKIVVPADSVELENAIVRGQFRLSDGQLVRIVDSPTITPTVAASSSSIKSGSPGR; encoded by the coding sequence ATGAAGGCTCTCACCGAACGAATTCTCCACTACACTATTCTTATAGTCGTCACGGTTTTTTCCGCGATAGTTATGTGGAAACTCAGCGCCAAATCGCAGCAGGCCGAGTCCCACACCGAAAGTGGGATTCGCCCCCTTTCGGCGATTGCCGTACCTAAAGCCCCTGTGGCCGTCGAATCGTTAGAGGTTGAAACTTGTGAAATCTATTCCACCTATGCAGGAAAGATCCAGCCATGGGAAACCTACCAAGTAGGATTTGAAGTTCCCGGACGAGTATACCGCCTTGGTGAAAACGAAGCAGGTCAACCACTTGATGAAGGAGATCGAGTTGTCAAAGGCCAAGTGTTAGCCCTAATGGATGACCGGGTATTTGTGGCACGCAAAGATGAGGCAGCAGCACGAGTCGCCCAAGCCGAGTCGGATCTGGATCGAGCTCAGCAAGTTCGACAAACGAGCCCTTCGGCACTCTCCGCAGCCGAATTACAACGCCTCGTCACTGAGGTCGCTCTAGCGAAGTCACAACTTCAAGTTGCGGTGAAGAATTTGGAGGACGCTACGCTTCGGGCACCAGTCAACGCTACTATTTCCAAGCGGATGGTGAAATCTGGTGAATCTGTCAGCGGAAACCAAATTGTTTTCGAGCTTGTTCAAAATGATAAGGTGCTCCTGGTCGTCGATGTACCAGAAGCACAAATCCGCGAATTGGAAACTCGCCAGAGAGAGGTTGCGGAATGTCGGGGCAATGTCACCCGGCAAGAGGATGCTGAGTCATGCGTCTTTCGAGCGCATGTTCATTTGGAAGGAACCGACAGTTTCGGTAATTCCTGGCCCGAGCTTTCTGGAGAAGTCTTTCGCATCCCAGAAGTTGCGGATTCACGAACGGGACTCTTTCCCGTGGAGATCGAATTAGCAAATGATGATCGCCATCTTCGACCAGGAATGGTCGCAACAGCTGATGTGGTAACTGCCCGTCTCCCGGGCTACGCAATTCCCGAGGCGGCTGTTCTGTTTCGAGCCCATCGTGCCTACATGTTCGCTGTAGAACCTGAGCGTGCCGAAATGGAACTCTTGTACTGGAATTTAGGCTCGGCCAAGGTCTATCGCGCTCGTCAAATCGAACTTCCTCAATGGGTGGATCAAGGGCCTAAGATCGTTGTGCCAGCCGATTCGGTAGAATTGGAGAACGCAATCGTGCGAGGTCAGTTTCGTCTTTCAGATGGCCAATTGGTTCGCATCGTAGATTCTCCAACTATAACACCGACTGTAGCCGCTTCGTCTTCATCAATCAAAAGCGGATCACCCGGACGATAG
- a CDS encoding polyphosphate kinase 2 family protein, with protein sequence MAISKHALSDEEQERRFQKRMDDPTRSWKLSPMDVQSRSRWIEYSKAKDTMFARTDIKQARWYVVKADVKKCARLNCITHLLNLIPYQDLTPTPPKLPPRPNDGAYLRPPLENQTFILEVW encoded by the coding sequence TTGGCAATTTCAAAACACGCTCTAAGCGACGAAGAGCAAGAACGACGGTTTCAAAAACGCATGGACGATCCGACTCGGAGTTGGAAATTGAGCCCTATGGACGTTCAATCTCGCTCTCGTTGGATCGAATATTCTAAGGCGAAAGATACAATGTTCGCACGCACCGACATCAAGCAAGCGCGTTGGTATGTGGTGAAAGCGGACGTCAAGAAATGCGCTCGCCTGAACTGCATCACACACCTACTGAACTTGATTCCGTACCAGGACTTGACGCCGACGCCTCCGAAATTGCCACCGCGGCCGAATGACGGCGCCTACCTTCGCCCGCCTCTAGAAAATCAAACGTTCATCCTCGAGGTCTGGTGA
- a CDS encoding tyrosine-type recombinase/integrase, which produces MILNRQKSVLVFDSDSQKSGKAQAVPLAPEAVQLLSPIQLNSGYVFDPLHEVGKPMRRDSLQASKTISRIGRTANILVDAASGKSASSHDLRRAFGKRWSRRVMPNVLREQMRHSDFNTPVTYYVGQSAESTAVELWSVLGKVETADTQKDLKNKYTREESNL; this is translated from the coding sequence GTGATTCTCAACAGGCAGAAATCGGTCTTGGTGTTCGATAGTGATTCTCAGAAGTCTGGCAAGGCGCAAGCTGTGCCCCTAGCGCCGGAAGCCGTCCAACTCCTGTCACCGATTCAACTCAACAGCGGCTACGTGTTCGATCCGTTGCATGAAGTTGGGAAACCGATGCGCCGGGATTCCCTGCAAGCGAGCAAGACAATCTCAAGAATCGGGAGGACGGCAAATATCCTGGTTGATGCTGCCAGCGGCAAATCTGCTAGCTCTCACGACCTGCGGCGGGCGTTTGGCAAACGATGGAGTCGGCGCGTCATGCCTAACGTGTTGCGAGAGCAAATGCGACATAGCGACTTCAATACACCCGTGACCTACTACGTGGGACAAAGTGCAGAGAGCACCGCTGTCGAGCTATGGAGTGTCCTAGGTAAAGTCGAAACTGCCGACACTCAAAAAGACCTTAAAAACAAGTACACCCGAGAGGAGTCGAACCTCTAA
- a CDS encoding acetate/propionate family kinase, with protein MADGILVINSGSTSVKFAIYNFAKDAPLTMEYRGQVKNLQSKTQFEAFGPDHQPLDTHTWPENQPIDHTKALLFIVRWLAHKADGVSIAAVGHRIVLGGDRYSGPVFIEGDVLDYLDGLSVMEPSHQPANVTGARALEKAFEDLPQVACFDNSFHRSMPEVAQVYAVSSDLRQLGVRHWGYHGLSFEYIGSQIKHLIPTARRVIIAHLGGGCSLCAMLDGNSIDTTMGFSGLSGLPMSTRSGDLPPEVLFYLLRRGYDAKSLEKTLYNESGLRGLSRLSGDMLELLGSSAPEATLAVNHFIYQVAKYTGAYIAVLGGLDAFVFTGGIGENSTAIRSAICRRLTPLGIELEETANQQNQSTISSANSKISVWVVPTNEELMIAQHTLAVIQSRGLLSLSLRSKDDSSEDGNNLSKSNG; from the coding sequence ATGGCTGATGGAATCTTGGTCATCAATTCCGGTTCCACGAGCGTGAAGTTCGCCATCTACAACTTTGCGAAGGACGCACCTCTGACCATGGAGTATCGGGGACAGGTCAAGAACTTGCAGTCCAAAACACAATTTGAGGCGTTCGGACCAGACCATCAGCCCCTGGATACACACACATGGCCTGAGAACCAGCCCATCGACCATACCAAGGCGCTGTTATTTATTGTCCGCTGGCTGGCTCACAAGGCCGACGGTGTGAGTATCGCCGCAGTCGGTCATCGCATCGTGTTGGGAGGCGATCGTTATTCAGGTCCTGTCTTCATTGAGGGTGACGTACTTGACTACCTCGATGGACTGAGTGTCATGGAGCCCTCGCATCAGCCCGCGAATGTTACCGGCGCCCGGGCACTCGAAAAGGCCTTCGAAGATTTGCCGCAGGTAGCGTGCTTCGACAATTCTTTCCATCGGAGCATGCCAGAGGTCGCCCAGGTTTATGCTGTATCGTCAGACCTGCGGCAACTTGGTGTCCGGCATTGGGGGTATCACGGCCTGTCTTTCGAATATATCGGCAGCCAAATTAAACATCTAATTCCTACAGCTCGGCGCGTAATTATCGCGCACCTCGGTGGCGGTTGCAGTCTGTGCGCCATGCTAGATGGCAACAGCATTGACACGACGATGGGCTTCTCTGGACTGTCTGGTCTTCCCATGTCGACAAGGTCGGGAGATTTGCCGCCGGAGGTTCTGTTTTACTTGTTACGCAGAGGCTACGACGCGAAGTCGCTGGAGAAGACCCTATACAATGAATCGGGGCTTAGGGGGTTGTCCAGACTCAGTGGCGACATGCTTGAATTACTAGGCAGCTCCGCACCGGAGGCAACCCTGGCAGTCAACCACTTCATCTATCAAGTCGCGAAATACACAGGTGCCTACATTGCCGTCTTGGGTGGGCTTGACGCATTCGTATTCACGGGGGGTATTGGCGAGAATTCCACGGCAATTCGTTCGGCCATATGCCGCCGGCTTACTCCACTGGGCATCGAGTTGGAAGAAACTGCAAACCAACAAAATCAATCAACGATCTCCAGCGCGAACAGCAAGATATCTGTATGGGTCGTCCCAACCAATGAAGAATTGATGATCGCCCAGCACACGCTCGCCGTCATACAGTCCAGAGGCCTTTTGAGTCTGAGCTTAAGGTCAAAAGACGATTCCTCGGAAGATGGAAATAACTTGAGTAAATCAAATGGGTGA
- a CDS encoding transposase produces the protein MLPKRWIVDRTFALLARYRRHSKDYEKTTELAEAITYIAMINLKSKRIEKS, from the coding sequence GTGCTACCCAAACGATGGATCGTCGATCGAACCTTCGCCTTGCTTGCGAGATATCGCAGGCACAGCAAAGACTATGAAAAAACTACAGAGTTGGCAGAAGCAATTACCTACATCGCCATGATTAACTTGAAGTCGAAGCGAATAGAAAAATCATGA